In the genome of Apodemus sylvaticus chromosome 2, mApoSyl1.1, whole genome shotgun sequence, one region contains:
- the Camk1 gene encoding calcium/calmodulin-dependent protein kinase type 1 yields MPGAVEGPRWKQAEDIRDIYDFRDVLGTGAFSEVILAEDRRTQKLVAIKCIAKKALEGKEGSMENEIAVLHKIKHPNIVALDDIYESGGHLYLIMQLVSGGELFDRIVEKGFYTERDASRLIFQVLDAVKYLHDLGIVHRDLKPENLLYYSLDEDSKIMISDFGLSKMEDPGSVLSTACGTPGYVAPEVLAQKPYSKAVDCWSIGVIAYILLCGYPPFYDENDAKLFEQILKAEYEFDSPYWDDISDSAKDFIRHLMEKDPEKRFTCEQALQHPWIAGDTALDKNIHQSVSEQIKKNFAKSKWKQAFNATAVVRHMRKLQLGTSQEGQGQAASHGELLTPTAGGPAAGCCCRDCCVEPGSELSPAPPPSSRAMD; encoded by the exons ATGCCAGGGGCAGTGGAAGGCCCCAGGTGGAAGCAGGCAGAAGACATTAGGGATATTTATGACTTCAGAGATGTTCTGGGCAC GGGGGCCTTCTCAGAAGTGATCCTGGCAGAGGACAGGAGGACTCAGAAACTGGTGGCCATCAAATGCATTGCCAAGAAGGCCCTGGAGGGCAAAGAAGGCAGCATGGAGAACGAGATCGCCGTCTTACACAA GATCAAGCACCCCAACATTGTAGCCCTGGATGATATCTATGAGAGTGGGGGCCACCTCTACCTCATCATGCAGCT GGTTTCAGGAGGCGAGTTGTTTGACCGAATTGTGGAGAAAGGATTCTACACGGAACGGGACGCCAGCCGCCTCATCTTCCAGGTGCTGGATGCTGTCAAGTACCTACATGACCTGGGCATTGTGCACCGGGATCTCAAG CCAGAGAACCTGCTGTACTACAGTCTGGATGAAGATTCCAAAATCATGATCTCTGACTTTGGCCTCTCTAAGATGGAGGACCCAGGCAGTGTGCTCTCCACAGCCTGTGGGACTCCAGGATATGTGG CCCCTGAGGTCCTGGCCCAGAAGCCCTACAGCAAGGCTGTGGATTGCTGGTCCATAGGCGTCATTGCCTATATACT GCTCTGTGGCTACCCACCCTTTTATGATGAAAACGACGCCAAACTCTTTGAACAGATCTTGAAGGCCGAGTATGAGTTTGACTCTCCTTACTGGGACGACATCTCTGACTCTG CCAAAGATTTCATACGACATTTGATGGAGAAAGACCCGGAGAAGAGGTTCACCTGTGAGCAGGCCTTGCAGCACCCATG GATTGCAGGAGATACAGCTCTGGACAAGAATATCCACCAGTCAGTGAGTGAGCAGATCAAGAAGAACTTTGCCAAGAGCAAGTGGAAG CAAGCTTTCAATGCGACTGCTGTGGTTCGGCACATGAGGAAGCTGCAGCTGGGCACCAGCcaggaggggcagggacaggCTGCCAGCCACGGAGAGCTGCTGACGCCAACGGCTGGGG GGCCAGCAGCTGGTTGCTGCTGCCGAGACTGCTGTGTGGAGCCAGGCTCGGAACTGTCCCCTGCACCACCCCCAAGCTCTAGGGCCATGGACTGA
- the Ogg1 gene encoding N-glycosylase/DNA lyase isoform X1, with protein MLFRSCLPSSMRHRTLSSSPALWASIPCPRSELRLDLVLASGQSFRWNISKTGRTLKSSRWVTVLGLSAGVPRWKEQSPAHWSGVLADQVWTLTQTEDQLYCTVYRGEDSQVGRPTAEELQALHKYFQLDVSLTPLYSHWASVDTNFQRVAQKFQGVRLLRQDPIECLFSFICSSNNNIARITGMVERLCQAFGPRLVQLDDVTYHGFPDLHALAGPEVETHLRKLGLGYRARYVCASAKAILEEQGGVAWLQQLRVAPYEEAHKALCTLPGVGNKVADCICLMALDKPQAVPVDVHVWQIAHRDYGWHPKTSQAKGLSPLANKELGDFFRNLWGPYAGWAQAVLFSADLRQANLSRERPAKRKRASKKPEG; from the exons ATGTTATTCCGTTCCTGTCTGCCTAGCAGCATGAGGCATCGCACCCTAAGCTCCAGCCCGGCCCTCTGGGCCTCTATCCCGTGTCCACGCTCTGAGCTGCGTCTGGACTTGGTTTTAGCTTCTGGACAGTCCTTCCG GTGGAACATTTCTAAGACAGGAAGGACCTTAAAGAGTTCCAGATGGGTAACGGTGCTAGGGCTGTCTGCTGGGGTGCCCAGGTGGAAGGAGCAGAGTCCTGCTCACTGGAGTGGCGTGCTGGCAGATCAAGTGTGGACACTGACTCAGACCGAGGATCAGCTCTATTGCACCGTGTACCGAGGAGAGGATAGCCAGGTCGGCAGGCCCACCGCTGAGGAGCTGCAAGCCCTACACAAGTACTTTCAGCTGGATGTCAGCCTGACTCCGCTCTACAGCCATTGGGCTTCTGTAGACACCAACTTCCAAAGAGTGGCCCAGAAATTCCAAG GTGTGAGGCTACTGAGACAAGACCCCATTGAATGCCTCTTCTCCTTCATCTGTTCCTCCAACAACAACATTGCTCGAATCACTGGCATGGTAGAGCGGCTGTGCCAGGCCTTTGGACCTCGACTCgttcagcttgatgatgtcaCTTACCATGGCTTCCCAGACCTTCATGCCCTGGCTG GTCCAGAAGTAGAGACTCACCTCAGGAAGTTGGGCCTGGGGTACCGTGCCCGCTATGTTTGTGCCAGTGCCAAAGCCATCCTCGAAGAGCAAGGTGGGGTAGCGTGGCTGCAGCAGCTTCGAGTGGCCCCTTATGAAGAGGCCCACAAGGCCCTCTGCACCCTGCCCGGGGTGGGCAACAAG GTGGCTGACTGCATCTGCTTAATGGCCCTTGACAAACCCCAGGCTGTGCCTGTGGACGTCCATGTGTGGCAGATTGCCCATCGTGACTACGGCTGGCATCCTAAGACGTCACAGGCTAAGGGCTTGAGCCCTCTGGCCAACAAAGAACTGG GAGACTTTTTCCGGAATCTGTGGGGACCTTATGCTGGCTGGGCCCAAGCA GTGCTGTTCAGTGCTGACCTTCGCCAAGCAAACCTGTCTCGGGAGCGGCCAGCAAAGCGCAAAAGGGCATCGAAGAAGCCAGAGGGCTAG
- the Ogg1 gene encoding N-glycosylase/DNA lyase isoform X5, whose protein sequence is MLFRSCLPSSMRHRTLSSSPALWASIPCPRSELRLDLVLASGQSFRWNISKTGRTLKSSRWVTVLGLSAGVPRWKEQSPAHWSGVLADQVWTLTQTEDQLYCTVYRGEDSQVGRPTAEELQALHKYFQLDVSLTPLYSHWASVDTNFQRVAQKFQGVRLLRQDPIECLFSFICSSNNNIARITGMVERLCQAFGPRLVQLDDVTYHGFPDLHALAGPEVETHLRKLGLGYRARYVCASAKAILEEQGGVAWLQQLRVAPYEEAHKALCTLPGVGNKLASWCRDYSHLLLFQRTRV, encoded by the exons ATGTTATTCCGTTCCTGTCTGCCTAGCAGCATGAGGCATCGCACCCTAAGCTCCAGCCCGGCCCTCTGGGCCTCTATCCCGTGTCCACGCTCTGAGCTGCGTCTGGACTTGGTTTTAGCTTCTGGACAGTCCTTCCG GTGGAACATTTCTAAGACAGGAAGGACCTTAAAGAGTTCCAGATGGGTAACGGTGCTAGGGCTGTCTGCTGGGGTGCCCAGGTGGAAGGAGCAGAGTCCTGCTCACTGGAGTGGCGTGCTGGCAGATCAAGTGTGGACACTGACTCAGACCGAGGATCAGCTCTATTGCACCGTGTACCGAGGAGAGGATAGCCAGGTCGGCAGGCCCACCGCTGAGGAGCTGCAAGCCCTACACAAGTACTTTCAGCTGGATGTCAGCCTGACTCCGCTCTACAGCCATTGGGCTTCTGTAGACACCAACTTCCAAAGAGTGGCCCAGAAATTCCAAG GTGTGAGGCTACTGAGACAAGACCCCATTGAATGCCTCTTCTCCTTCATCTGTTCCTCCAACAACAACATTGCTCGAATCACTGGCATGGTAGAGCGGCTGTGCCAGGCCTTTGGACCTCGACTCgttcagcttgatgatgtcaCTTACCATGGCTTCCCAGACCTTCATGCCCTGGCTG GTCCAGAAGTAGAGACTCACCTCAGGAAGTTGGGCCTGGGGTACCGTGCCCGCTATGTTTGTGCCAGTGCCAAAGCCATCCTCGAAGAGCAAGGTGGGGTAGCGTGGCTGCAGCAGCTTCGAGTGGCCCCTTATGAAGAGGCCCACAAGGCCCTCTGCACCCTGCCCGGGGTGGGCAACAAG CTGGCTAGTTGGTGCAGAGATTACagtcacttgctgctcttccagaggacccgagtttga
- the Ogg1 gene encoding N-glycosylase/DNA lyase isoform X4, with product MLFRSCLPSSMRHRTLSSSPALWASIPCPRSELRLDLVLASGQSFRWNISKTGRTLKSSRWVTVLGLSAGVPRWKEQSPAHWSGVLADQVWTLTQTEDQLYCTVYRGEDSQVGRPTAEELQALHKYFQLDVSLTPLYSHWASVDTNFQRVAQKFQGVRLLRQDPIECLFSFICSSNNNIARITGMVERLCQAFGPRLVQLDDVTYHGFPDLHALAGPEVETHLRKLGLGYRARYVCASAKAILEEQGGVAWLQQLRVAPYEEAHKALCTLPGVGNKVADCICLMALDKPQAVPVDVHVWQIAHRDYGWHPKTSQAKGLSPLANKELGAVQC from the exons ATGTTATTCCGTTCCTGTCTGCCTAGCAGCATGAGGCATCGCACCCTAAGCTCCAGCCCGGCCCTCTGGGCCTCTATCCCGTGTCCACGCTCTGAGCTGCGTCTGGACTTGGTTTTAGCTTCTGGACAGTCCTTCCG GTGGAACATTTCTAAGACAGGAAGGACCTTAAAGAGTTCCAGATGGGTAACGGTGCTAGGGCTGTCTGCTGGGGTGCCCAGGTGGAAGGAGCAGAGTCCTGCTCACTGGAGTGGCGTGCTGGCAGATCAAGTGTGGACACTGACTCAGACCGAGGATCAGCTCTATTGCACCGTGTACCGAGGAGAGGATAGCCAGGTCGGCAGGCCCACCGCTGAGGAGCTGCAAGCCCTACACAAGTACTTTCAGCTGGATGTCAGCCTGACTCCGCTCTACAGCCATTGGGCTTCTGTAGACACCAACTTCCAAAGAGTGGCCCAGAAATTCCAAG GTGTGAGGCTACTGAGACAAGACCCCATTGAATGCCTCTTCTCCTTCATCTGTTCCTCCAACAACAACATTGCTCGAATCACTGGCATGGTAGAGCGGCTGTGCCAGGCCTTTGGACCTCGACTCgttcagcttgatgatgtcaCTTACCATGGCTTCCCAGACCTTCATGCCCTGGCTG GTCCAGAAGTAGAGACTCACCTCAGGAAGTTGGGCCTGGGGTACCGTGCCCGCTATGTTTGTGCCAGTGCCAAAGCCATCCTCGAAGAGCAAGGTGGGGTAGCGTGGCTGCAGCAGCTTCGAGTGGCCCCTTATGAAGAGGCCCACAAGGCCCTCTGCACCCTGCCCGGGGTGGGCAACAAG GTGGCTGACTGCATCTGCTTAATGGCCCTTGACAAACCCCAGGCTGTGCCTGTGGACGTCCATGTGTGGCAGATTGCCCATCGTGACTACGGCTGGCATCCTAAGACGTCACAGGCTAAGGGCTTGAGCCCTCTGGCCAACAAAGAACTGG GTGCTGTTCAGTGCTGA
- the Ogg1 gene encoding N-glycosylase/DNA lyase isoform X2: MLFRSCLPSSMRHRTLSSSPALWASIPCPRSELRLDLVLASGQSFRWKEQSPAHWSGVLADQVWTLTQTEDQLYCTVYRGEDSQVGRPTAEELQALHKYFQLDVSLTPLYSHWASVDTNFQRVAQKFQGVRLLRQDPIECLFSFICSSNNNIARITGMVERLCQAFGPRLVQLDDVTYHGFPDLHALAGPEVETHLRKLGLGYRARYVCASAKAILEEQGGVAWLQQLRVAPYEEAHKALCTLPGVGNKVADCICLMALDKPQAVPVDVHVWQIAHRDYGWHPKTSQAKGLSPLANKELGDFFRNLWGPYAGWAQAVLFSADLRQANLSRERPAKRKRASKKPEG, from the exons ATGTTATTCCGTTCCTGTCTGCCTAGCAGCATGAGGCATCGCACCCTAAGCTCCAGCCCGGCCCTCTGGGCCTCTATCCCGTGTCCACGCTCTGAGCTGCGTCTGGACTTGGTTTTAGCTTCTGGACAGTCCTTCCG GTGGAAGGAGCAGAGTCCTGCTCACTGGAGTGGCGTGCTGGCAGATCAAGTGTGGACACTGACTCAGACCGAGGATCAGCTCTATTGCACCGTGTACCGAGGAGAGGATAGCCAGGTCGGCAGGCCCACCGCTGAGGAGCTGCAAGCCCTACACAAGTACTTTCAGCTGGATGTCAGCCTGACTCCGCTCTACAGCCATTGGGCTTCTGTAGACACCAACTTCCAAAGAGTGGCCCAGAAATTCCAAG GTGTGAGGCTACTGAGACAAGACCCCATTGAATGCCTCTTCTCCTTCATCTGTTCCTCCAACAACAACATTGCTCGAATCACTGGCATGGTAGAGCGGCTGTGCCAGGCCTTTGGACCTCGACTCgttcagcttgatgatgtcaCTTACCATGGCTTCCCAGACCTTCATGCCCTGGCTG GTCCAGAAGTAGAGACTCACCTCAGGAAGTTGGGCCTGGGGTACCGTGCCCGCTATGTTTGTGCCAGTGCCAAAGCCATCCTCGAAGAGCAAGGTGGGGTAGCGTGGCTGCAGCAGCTTCGAGTGGCCCCTTATGAAGAGGCCCACAAGGCCCTCTGCACCCTGCCCGGGGTGGGCAACAAG GTGGCTGACTGCATCTGCTTAATGGCCCTTGACAAACCCCAGGCTGTGCCTGTGGACGTCCATGTGTGGCAGATTGCCCATCGTGACTACGGCTGGCATCCTAAGACGTCACAGGCTAAGGGCTTGAGCCCTCTGGCCAACAAAGAACTGG GAGACTTTTTCCGGAATCTGTGGGGACCTTATGCTGGCTGGGCCCAAGCA GTGCTGTTCAGTGCTGACCTTCGCCAAGCAAACCTGTCTCGGGAGCGGCCAGCAAAGCGCAAAAGGGCATCGAAGAAGCCAGAGGGCTAG
- the Ogg1 gene encoding N-glycosylase/DNA lyase isoform X3, which translates to MLFRSCLPSSMRHRTLSSSPALWASIPCPRSELRLDLVLASGQSFRWNISKTGRTLKSSRWVTVLGLSAGVPRWKEQSPAHWSGVLADQVWTLTQTEDQLYCTVYRGEDSQVGRPTAEELQALHKYFQLDVSLTPLYSHWASVDTNFQRVAQKFQGVRLLRQDPIECLFSFICSSNNNIARITGMVERLCQAFGPRLVQLDDVTYHGFPDLHALAGPEVETHLRKLGLGYRARYVCASAKAILEEQGGVAWLQQLRVAPYEEAHKALCTLPGVGNKLVQRLQSLAALPEDPSLIPSTPSSGGLQQPPLTPVPGALMPSSGLHGNLQTHGICILCFTDGGG; encoded by the exons ATGTTATTCCGTTCCTGTCTGCCTAGCAGCATGAGGCATCGCACCCTAAGCTCCAGCCCGGCCCTCTGGGCCTCTATCCCGTGTCCACGCTCTGAGCTGCGTCTGGACTTGGTTTTAGCTTCTGGACAGTCCTTCCG GTGGAACATTTCTAAGACAGGAAGGACCTTAAAGAGTTCCAGATGGGTAACGGTGCTAGGGCTGTCTGCTGGGGTGCCCAGGTGGAAGGAGCAGAGTCCTGCTCACTGGAGTGGCGTGCTGGCAGATCAAGTGTGGACACTGACTCAGACCGAGGATCAGCTCTATTGCACCGTGTACCGAGGAGAGGATAGCCAGGTCGGCAGGCCCACCGCTGAGGAGCTGCAAGCCCTACACAAGTACTTTCAGCTGGATGTCAGCCTGACTCCGCTCTACAGCCATTGGGCTTCTGTAGACACCAACTTCCAAAGAGTGGCCCAGAAATTCCAAG GTGTGAGGCTACTGAGACAAGACCCCATTGAATGCCTCTTCTCCTTCATCTGTTCCTCCAACAACAACATTGCTCGAATCACTGGCATGGTAGAGCGGCTGTGCCAGGCCTTTGGACCTCGACTCgttcagcttgatgatgtcaCTTACCATGGCTTCCCAGACCTTCATGCCCTGGCTG GTCCAGAAGTAGAGACTCACCTCAGGAAGTTGGGCCTGGGGTACCGTGCCCGCTATGTTTGTGCCAGTGCCAAAGCCATCCTCGAAGAGCAAGGTGGGGTAGCGTGGCTGCAGCAGCTTCGAGTGGCCCCTTATGAAGAGGCCCACAAGGCCCTCTGCACCCTGCCCGGGGTGGGCAACAAG TTGGTGCAGAGATTACagtcacttgctgctcttccagaggacccgagtttgattcctagcacccccTCATCAGGCGGCTTAcaacaaccacctctaactccagttccaggggctcttatgccctcttctggtcttcatggGAACCTGCAGACACACGGCATATGCATACTCTGTTTTACAGATGGTG GTGGCTGA